From Triticum aestivum cultivar Chinese Spring chromosome 7B, IWGSC CS RefSeq v2.1, whole genome shotgun sequence:
CGGTAGCGGTCGAGGTCCTCGTCGGCGAGGCCGTAGCGGCGGCGCCAGTACTCGAGCCTCGCCTCCGTCTCCCGTATGTTGCTCATCACCCTCTGGTACGCCGCGTTGATCCGCTGGAAGTCCACGCCGTCGTCGTCTTGGTGGCCGTCCCGCACGACGTCCGGGTGGTACTGCAGCGCGAGGCGGCGGAAGGCCCTCTTGACCTCGCCCCTGGAGGCCCCCGGCGCGAGCCTCAGCGTCCGGTAGTGGTCCTCCTCCAGCCCCCCGCCCGGGACGGCCGGCCTCGCCCGCGTCGCCCCGCACCTCACCGCTGCCCGCTGGCGCCGCCCCACCGCCGGCGACGCCGAAGACGACGGGACGCGCAGGCTCAGCGCCATTCCTCCGGCGACAGCCATGGGTGTGCCGTGTGCAAGAAATGGAATCGCGAGGTGGATCTGGACAACTCTGCGAGCTCTGGTTCCGGATGTGATGTTCGCTCTGTTGACCGCGTGGTGGAGCTGCAATGGCTGGAAACTTGGAATGGACGACGCTGCCGCGTGGGGATAtgtagggaggaggtggaggaggcggttgCGGTTTGGTTGGGGTTCGGCTCGCCGGAAGGAGCGGCACGTTTGGGCGACGGTTGGCAGGCTCGCCGGTGTTTCCCACGTTGCCATTGCTCGCACGTTTCGGTGCGGACAAAACACCGCGGCGTCCATATCCGTTCCGTTGCCTTTGCCTTGCCGCACGCGGCGTGTGTACTATTCCTTCCGTTCCGGAAAAAAAAGGAAGCTTTTTTCACGTGATGTAAAATTTGTGTTTTACAATTTTCCAGCACCCAACAATTGACCGGGTACACATTGCAACCAGGATAAATACATCCCCTGGCCCTCGGCATCTATCCGGCGCACCATGGCGGCTTGTGGTGCACCCGTTTCCGGTCTATACTTTAAAATTAAGAAAAGTTTCAATCAATCCAGAAAAATATACGATACATTTTTTAATACTATATAAAACTAGGATAATGCTTGTGCGgtgcaacgggatataaatatttcAGTATATTAGTTTGTGATTTACCTATCCATATTCATACGGTTGTGTACATAAATGTTTATCAAATCATGTCCTTGATTTACCTTATGTTTTGATTTAT
This genomic window contains:
- the LOC123160591 gene encoding protein tumorous imaginal discs, mitochondrial; translated protein: MATWETPASLPTVAQTCRSFRRAEPQPNRNRLLHLLPTYPHAAASSIPSFQPLQLHHAVNRANITSGTRARRVVQIHLAIPFLAHGTPMAVAGGMALSLRVPSSSASPAVGRRQRAAVRCGATRARPAVPGGGLEEDHYRTLRLAPGASRGEVKRAFRRLALQYHPDVVRDGHQDDDGVDFQRINAAYQRVMSNIRETEARLEYWRRRYGLADEDLDRYRHYLNDEDEDDWFADL